A region from the Lysobacter antibioticus genome encodes:
- a CDS encoding alpha/beta fold hydrolase — MNRRTFIQLGVGAASVGLLGACATGLSGATATAADAAAWNAAAFHAARRFVATSFGEIAYVERGQGPAALFLHGFPLNSFQWRGAMAYLAPYRRCIAADFMGLGYTRVAEGQSVAPDAQVDMLATLLDRLGVDSVDLIANDSGGAVAQMFLVKYPQRVRSMLLTNCDVENDSPPAAVVPVIEAARRGRFALETFPPQLADHAFARSEKGIGVQCFTYPDHPSDEAIETYFTPLVSTPQRTQLTDAYAMGLDPNPLAGIEAALKRCTQPVRIVWGTGDTIFSPASPHYLDRLFPNSRGIRFIEGAKLFYPEEFPEVIAHEARQLWATL, encoded by the coding sequence ATGAACCGCAGAACCTTCATCCAACTCGGCGTCGGCGCGGCCAGCGTCGGCCTGCTCGGCGCTTGCGCCACCGGCCTGTCCGGCGCGACCGCGACCGCGGCCGATGCCGCAGCCTGGAACGCGGCCGCGTTCCACGCCGCGCGTCGGTTCGTCGCGACCTCGTTCGGCGAGATCGCCTACGTCGAGCGCGGCCAGGGGCCGGCGGCCCTGTTCCTGCACGGCTTCCCGCTCAACAGCTTCCAGTGGCGCGGCGCGATGGCCTATCTGGCGCCGTACCGCCGCTGCATCGCCGCCGACTTCATGGGCCTGGGCTATACGCGGGTCGCAGAAGGTCAGAGCGTGGCGCCGGACGCGCAGGTCGACATGCTCGCGACCTTGCTCGACCGGCTCGGCGTCGACAGCGTCGACCTGATCGCCAACGACAGCGGCGGCGCGGTCGCGCAGATGTTCCTGGTCAAGTATCCGCAGCGCGTGCGCAGCATGCTGCTGACCAACTGCGACGTCGAGAACGACAGCCCGCCGGCCGCGGTGGTGCCGGTGATCGAAGCCGCACGCCGCGGCCGCTTCGCACTGGAAACGTTTCCGCCGCAGCTGGCCGACCATGCCTTCGCCCGTTCGGAAAAGGGCATCGGCGTACAGTGCTTCACCTATCCCGATCATCCGAGCGACGAAGCGATCGAGACCTACTTCACCCCGCTGGTCAGCACGCCGCAACGCACGCAGCTCACCGACGCCTATGCGATGGGGCTGGACCCGAACCCGCTCGCCGGTATCGAGGCGGCACTGAAGCGCTGCACGCAACCGGTACGGATCGTCTGGGGCACCGGCGACACGATCTTCTCGCCGGCCAGCCCGCATTACCTCGACCGCTTGTTCCCGAACTCACGCGGCATCCGCTTCATCGAGGGCGCGAAACTGTTCTACCCGGAAGAGTTTCCGGAAGTGATCGCGCACGAAGCGCGGCAGCTCTGGGCGACGCTCTGA
- a CDS encoding response regulator: MNKVLLIEDDARLAGLISEYLQRYDFQTSVVLRGDQALTAIEDDPPDVIVLDLMLPGMDGFDVCRQIRKQSSLPIVMLTARGDLFDQVTGLEVGADDYVLKPVEPRLLLARLRAILRRSQARPQPNGSSMLLYGGLQIDMTARQVRWKGQEIDLKTADYNLFVILAQAAGRVLNRDELLRRWRGIGFDGVDRTVDVSISRLRRHFGDDAHEPRKIKTVWGRGYLFSPIAWED; the protein is encoded by the coding sequence ATGAATAAAGTCCTGCTGATAGAGGACGACGCCCGACTGGCCGGGCTGATATCCGAATACCTGCAACGCTACGACTTTCAAACCTCGGTGGTATTGCGCGGGGACCAGGCGCTGACCGCGATCGAGGACGATCCACCCGACGTGATCGTGCTCGACCTGATGCTGCCCGGCATGGACGGCTTCGACGTCTGCCGCCAGATCCGCAAGCAATCGAGCTTGCCGATCGTGATGCTGACCGCGCGCGGCGATCTGTTCGATCAGGTTACCGGCCTGGAGGTCGGCGCCGACGACTACGTACTCAAGCCGGTCGAACCGCGGCTGCTGCTGGCGCGACTGCGCGCCATCCTGCGCCGCAGCCAGGCGCGGCCGCAGCCCAACGGCTCCTCGATGCTGCTGTACGGCGGCCTGCAGATCGACATGACCGCGCGCCAGGTGCGCTGGAAAGGCCAGGAGATCGACCTCAAGACCGCCGACTACAACCTGTTCGTGATCCTGGCCCAGGCCGCCGGCCGTGTGCTCAATCGCGACGAGTTGCTGCGGCGCTGGCGCGGGATCGGCTTCGACGGCGTCGACCGCACCGTCGACGTCAGCATCTCGCGCCTGCGCCGGCATTTCGGCGACGACGCCCACGAGCCGCGCAAGATCAAGACCGTATGGGGCCGCGGTTACCTGTTCAGTCCAATCGCCTGGGAGGACTGA
- a CDS encoding ATP-binding protein gives MFAMLVRLYLTVAGLLLCSMLLVQQAFPYLFPDQYSQSARHEFSGELALLREHLRGVGIGELPERIAALNRSNPDRYSVLSPAMALRLPARVLAELAASGTASDHVSTEHHHVYVRLDHGDVVQISYDESDFPIRYIAYATVFAMVLVGLMIWLQPHWRDLERLRDAAARFGDGDLNARARLPGGSSIRQLCVYFNNMADQIGCLIQSQRDMVNAASHELRTPITRLEFGLANLGDTLDDRVARARVHALRCDVEELDLLVGELLTLGMLERSGPMPALERIDLSAFLRASTGVSAEELRIRSTHIEWELAPALKEVVVEPRSLGRAFSNLMRNALRYADGTIRVGAEAVEHGWQLVVEDDGVGIPPEDRLRVFEPFYRLDRSRDRATGGFGLGLSIVRQVIDRHGGEIHIESSPLGGARFVMRIPWHQPGEWRGRSRAPREEPAADAGHFEHSFHLQ, from the coding sequence ATGTTCGCGATGCTGGTGCGGCTGTACCTGACCGTGGCCGGCCTGCTGTTGTGCTCGATGCTGTTGGTGCAGCAAGCCTTTCCGTATCTGTTTCCGGACCAGTACTCGCAATCGGCGCGGCACGAATTCAGCGGCGAGCTGGCGCTGCTGCGCGAGCACCTGCGCGGCGTCGGCATCGGCGAATTGCCCGAGCGCATCGCCGCGCTCAACCGCAGCAACCCGGACCGCTACAGCGTGCTGTCGCCGGCGATGGCGCTGCGCCTGCCGGCGCGGGTGCTGGCCGAACTGGCCGCCTCCGGCACCGCCAGCGACCACGTCAGCACCGAGCATCACCACGTCTATGTCCGTCTCGACCACGGCGACGTGGTCCAGATCAGCTACGACGAAAGCGATTTCCCGATCCGCTACATCGCCTACGCCACCGTGTTCGCGATGGTGCTGGTCGGCCTGATGATCTGGCTGCAGCCGCATTGGCGCGACCTGGAGCGGCTGCGCGACGCCGCCGCGCGCTTCGGCGACGGCGACCTCAACGCCCGCGCGCGCCTGCCGGGCGGCTCGTCGATCCGCCAGCTATGCGTCTACTTCAACAACATGGCCGACCAGATCGGCTGCCTGATCCAGTCGCAGCGCGACATGGTCAACGCCGCCTCGCACGAACTGCGCACGCCGATCACCCGCCTGGAGTTCGGCCTGGCCAACCTCGGCGACACCCTCGACGATCGGGTCGCGCGCGCGCGCGTGCACGCCTTGCGCTGCGACGTCGAAGAACTCGACCTGCTGGTCGGCGAACTGCTGACCCTGGGCATGCTCGAACGCAGCGGCCCGATGCCGGCGCTGGAGCGCATCGACTTGTCCGCGTTCCTGCGCGCCTCGACCGGCGTATCGGCCGAGGAGCTGCGCATCCGCAGCACCCATATCGAGTGGGAGCTCGCCCCGGCCCTGAAGGAGGTCGTGGTCGAACCGCGCAGCCTCGGCCGCGCCTTCTCCAACCTCATGCGCAACGCCCTGCGCTATGCCGACGGCACCATCCGGGTCGGCGCCGAAGCGGTCGAGCACGGCTGGCAGTTGGTGGTCGAGGACGATGGCGTCGGCATCCCGCCGGAGGACCGCCTGCGCGTGTTCGAACCGTTCTATCGCCTCGACCGCAGCCGCGACCGCGCCACCGGCGGCTTCGGGCTCGGCCTCAGCATCGTGCGCCAGGTGATCGACCGCCACGGCGGCGAGATCCACATCGAGAGCTCGCCGTTGGGCGGCGCGCGCTTCGTCATGCGCATTCCCTGGCACCAGCCCGGCGAGTGGCGCGGCCGCAGCCGGGCCCCGCGCGAAGAACCCGCGGCGGACGCCGGCCACTTCGAACATTCGTTTCATCTGCAATGA
- a CDS encoding TetR/AcrR family transcriptional regulator produces MPSPSSFALPEPAFAAAAVPTREALLDVAARLFVERGTERVALADIAAGAGLELRVLRDHFASREHLLLALQQRFVEGFRVRLHDAMDRCRPNDWPARLRAWVQSAVEGYLDQVALHDVVFHDLRTHDRHAMQENPVIDQLVELLEGGIAARVWAAPDPRLTAVIFFTAMHSAVDRVIACGEPQDRQRLVQTLIGYFERSVQWWARF; encoded by the coding sequence ATGCCGTCCCCGTCGTCGTTTGCCCTGCCCGAGCCCGCTTTCGCGGCGGCCGCCGTCCCGACCCGCGAAGCGCTGCTGGACGTCGCTGCGCGCCTGTTCGTCGAGCGTGGCACCGAGCGCGTCGCCCTGGCCGACATCGCCGCCGGCGCCGGCCTGGAACTGCGCGTGCTGCGCGACCACTTCGCCAGCCGCGAGCATCTGCTGCTGGCCTTGCAGCAGCGTTTCGTCGAGGGCTTTCGCGTCCGTCTTCACGACGCCATGGACCGCTGCCGACCCAACGATTGGCCGGCACGCCTGCGCGCCTGGGTGCAGAGCGCGGTCGAGGGCTACCTCGACCAGGTCGCGCTGCACGATGTCGTCTTCCACGACCTGCGCACCCACGACCGCCATGCGATGCAGGAGAACCCGGTCATCGATCAGCTGGTCGAACTGCTCGAAGGCGGCATCGCGGCGCGGGTCTGGGCCGCGCCGGACCCGCGCCTGACCGCGGTGATCTTCTTCACCGCGATGCACAGCGCGGTCGACCGGGTCATCGCCTGCGGCGAGCCGCAGGACCGGCAACGCCTGGTGCAGACCCTGATCGGCTACTTCGAGCGCTCGGTGCAATGGTGGGCGCGCTTCTGA